AGCCTTCCCTGAGGGGCTTTGAGGGGCTTCCCCTCAGCCGGACTCCCAGGCAGGCCCATCCCCGCAGGCCTTTCTGACTCTTCACAGGTGCTCAGGGAGGCTCAGTGGCCCGGACGCTCCTGGAAGATGGGACATTCAGGGTCCGAGTGGTCACTCGAGACCCTAGGCAGAGGGCAGCAAGGGAGCTGAGGCTGCAGGGTGCAGAAGTGGTGCGGGGAGACCAGGATGACGAGGCCAGCATGGAGCTGGCCCTGACCGGGGCCCATGCTACCTTCATCGTGACCAACTACTGGGAAAACTGCAGCCAGGAGCAGGAGGTCAagcaggtgagggcaggggggagggcgtGGGGAGGCTGGGCTAGGAGCAGGGCATCTCACTAGGAGCTCCCTGGGAGGCAGCTCCAACTTGTTAGAAAGGGACTGACCCTGCCTGTGACCCACTGACCACTGCAgacctttcccctcctcttccatgCAGTCCACCTGGACTTTAATGAGGATAGGAGGCAGCTGCTTTCTTTTctggtggtttttattttaatttttaaagtgtatttatttattttgaaagagagagagtgagcagagagagagggagacagaatcccaagcaggctccgcgctgtcagcacagagcccagtgcggggtttgaactcatgatctgtgagctcatgacctgagtcaaaccaAGAGTTGagtgctcaatcaactgagccacccaggccccctgattttttttaagatatcatTCAAGTACTATACACTATGCCTTTtcaaagtgtataattcaatgtgtatgtatacatatgtatatatatacacatacatatatatatgtatatattgtgcagccatcactaTTACCTACCTAAttctagaatgttttcatcaccaCAAAAACAAACCTTTATCTATTAGCAGTTATTCCCCATTCTTCCTTCCCCACCAGCCCGAGGCAACCAATAATCTACTTTGTCATCCATTGACTTTTTACACTTTCTAGAAAAACAACTCTGTTGACCCATAATTTCCTGGCAATAAGATGCACACATTTTAATTGTATAGTTTGATGGAATTTGAAAATcaatatactcatatatatatttttaagcttagttatttattggggggggtgggtatagagggggagagagagagtgagaatcccaatcaggctctgtgctgtcactgcagagctcaacatggggctccatcacacgaacagcaagatcatgacctgagctgaaatcaagagcctgatgcttaactgactgagccacccaagcacccctaaataAACCCACATATTACCAATCTAATCAAAatacatttccatcatcccagaaagCCCATGTCCCctttgtatgttgtatgtttcTGTTTATTGTTTTCCACCCACATTCTCTCTAGTTATGGAGCCCAGGTGGCAGGGGGAGGGATATGGGACGGAGAACATGAGACATAGCCATCTTTCGCTCTGAGGATGGGGACACtcgcacagagcctgtcacataGACTCAGGTATCTGTGGGACGTATTGTTGGTGGCAGAGGAGAGGCCCCGGCTGTCTGTCACTTCATCTTTCAGCCCTCCCTCGTCCATGACCAGCTGCAGCTCTGCTCTAGACATGGACCTTCCCTGCCCTGGGCTTTATTAGGGAAAAAGAAGGCCTTTGTAAAATAAAGGGAGACTGGACTGGCCCACTGGTCTTTAAAGTTGTTTTCAGCCTTGACATTTTCTTTGAATCCACTTACAGGGGAGCCCTTCCCATAGAGTAGAGAAGGACAGCTTCTCTGGTTGATGGAGGGAATGTTAGGTCATTATCCTGATGGCCTGGGTTCATGTCCCGTGGCTGCCATAACCAGCCAGCTGGCTCAAACGACAGGAATTTACTCTCattctgggggccagaagtcGAAAATCCAGGAACCTCCAGGAGACTCTAAGGGTGATTCcactccttgcctcttccagcttttggTGGCTGCTGGCTCTCCTCATGGCCACctcaccccaatctctgccttcacgcagggccttctcctctgtgtgttctcTTCGGTCTCTTGTAGGGATGCTTGTCATCAGATTGAGAACCCACCTGGAATGATCCTTAGTTCTGTCTGCAGATTTCTTTTCCCAAGTAAGGTCACGTTCACAGGTTCTGGAGGTTGGGACATGGACACATCTTTCTGGAGGCCACCACCCAACACATCCTTATGCAGCAGGTGGTGTGGCTCTCCATGTTTAACTGACAGTTAAGTGCATCACAGCCCCGGGTAGCACCTGAGCAGTCTGTGTGCCTAATTGCTGAGCTGTACCACCTCCCTAGCGGACTGCTGGGGCCTTCCATCGACGGTGGCTTTGCACGGAGTAAGCCGAGCTAGGAGACCTCTGTGTGGCCCTCTCCTGACCTTCCACCCCTCCTGTCATAATGTACACATGTGGGCCACAGTTGAGCATGTTGAGAAGTAGGACAACCCAGATGATCTAGAGAAGGGTCGCTAAGGTAGAAGGCTCACAGTCCACGTGTGGAACCACGTGTGAGCATCGTTCCAGTAGAGGGACAAGGGTGAAGTGGTGTTGGCCTCTTTGCATCAGGCACGGTGGCAACCAGGGCAGGAGAGCCAGGGCTGTGGCTGGGGATACACTTCTTCCCTCTCAGCTCTGTGATTTCTCCTTTCCTGCCCACCAGGGAAAGCTGCTGGCCGATGTGGCCAAGCGCCTGGGCCTTCGCTACGTGGTCTACAGTGGCTTGGAGAACATCAGGAAGCTAACGGCCGGGAGGCTGGCAGCGGGCCACTTTGACGGCAAAGGGGAGGTGGAGGAATATTTCCGGGACATCGGAGTTCCCATGACCAGCGTGCGGCTGGCCTGCTATTTTGAGAACCTGCTCTCCTACTTCCTGCCCCAGAAAGCTCCGGATGGAAAGAGCTACTTGCTGAGTGAgtgcccttcctcccttctcgAGCATCCGCTGTCACCGAGGGGAGCAGTGGGTGTTGGAGAAAGCTGGCTAGTCCTCAGATGGTTCCGGGTCCAAGCCCTGGTTCTCGAGTGTCAGGCCTGTGACACTGGGCCTCTGCTTCCtgctctgtgaaatgggcataacTGACCTTTGCAGGGGCGTTGAGAAAATCTGCCAAGAGGCAGTGATGCGATGCTTTACAGAGCACACTTGTTACTTTTCCTTCAGAAGTAAGAGAGTTGGGAAGATCAGGTCCAGTGAAGTCGGTGTCCTGACCCAACCACCCCTCACCCTCTGCATGAACACAGGCTCACCCTCGCTTGAGTCCTGCCCAGCAGGGAGGGTGAGCAGTCTGGTCCTAGTGTTGGCACACTGGCACCACCCTTTATAGTTTGCAAAGCTGGTCGGGGATCCCTCTTGTGTTCCGTCTCTGGTTGGAGCTCTGTCCCTACAAGGTCTTTGGGTGACCTGAACGGGCAGCTGCGGTGGCCCCTTCGCCTGGGCGAGGAATGTGGCGGGACCCACGTGCTCCTGGCGCTAATCTAGACATTGCCCTGCTGTCCACCAGACCACCATGGCAGGTGGAATCACTAGTAATTCAgcacatttatggagcacctgccatgtgctGCTCTGGTCCAGGCCCTGGCCTTGACTCTCTAGCACTCCTGTTAGCAGACTTGGTTTTCCACGGCAGGAATTCCAGATGTGACCAGGTGCCCTGGGTCCAGCGCTTTGGGAGCAGCCCCtccatttccttcctgttctGGTCTTAGCCCTGAGGGGGTCGTAGGTCCCGGGTTCCCTCCACTCTATAAATGGAGTAACAAGGGCTCAGGGTGTCAACAGGGGACCGTCAGGGTGGCAGAGCTCGGATTGGATCCCGTTTCCTGACTGAGCTGCACTGCCTCGCTGCCGCCACAGACCCCGGAGGGTGCTGACGTGTGCACGTGTCTGGGCGATGGGCTGGTGAGAACATCAGCCACAACCCCAGCACATCCCTcttccccccacttccctcccaggCTTGCCCATGGGTGATGTGCCCATGGACGGCATATCTGTGACCGACCTGGGTCCCGTGGTGCTAAGCCTGCTGAAGATGCCAGAAGAATACATCGGCCGGAACATTGGGCTCAGTACCTGCAGGCACACGGTGGAAGAGTATGCCGCCCTGCTCTCCAAGCACACCGGCAAGGCCGTGCGCAGTGCCAAGGTGGGCCCCTGCTGCCCCCCGGGCCCGGGCTGGGTGATGTCCCAGCTCCCACCAGGGTGTTCTGGCAGCCCGGGTCTGGTCGTTCTGATCCCCAGAGGGAGCTATGGTTGGTAGGGAAGTGGTATGGTATCTAGGGCTGCCCCACTCTCTGGGCAAAGTCAATCTGAATTTGTCACTGTGAGCATTTGTCATGCTGTTCTTGGGAGCCACGGGTGGCCACTGAGAGAAGTTTTTGGCTTAGGCAATTGACTAAGTGGCAAGGAAGGTTTCTAGGAAGAGGGGACACTAGGGGCCAAAGCAAGGAGTGAACACACAGGGTGTGTtgggcagggaaggaggccagagagatgggtcccatccctgcctcctcctggcctgGCTGTGTCCCCACTGACCCTCAGTCTTCCCCTTAGGTGCCTTGTTTCTTATTTGTCCTTCCCATTGTGGAAGACTTATTAAAGTCTGAGAAACTCCCACGttattaaaagacagaaaccacCTATAGAGTTCCAAGACACGAGCAGAGCAGTGATGGGGAGGCCATGGCAGGGCATGTCTCAGGTGGGTCAGACCCCCAGAATGGGGTCCTGCTCCCAGCCCTTACGGCCCACCAGCATGCGGGCCTTGGGGCACAATCCCTGACCCTCTCTGCTCCAgtagcctcatctgtaaaatgggtggaTGAATAGAATTCCCTTCCTTGGTTGTCAGAATTTAACAGAATAATCGAGGTAAGCACTTCCTTAGCGCAATGAGGTGCTCTAGAAAACGAGCCCTAAATGGCCATGGATTACATCTAAACAAAAGTCTGAGGCAACCATGGAGGATTTCAGGAGCTGAGGAGTTCAGGTTCAGTTTGGTCAGGAACTGGGAACAGCTTTGGTTTTTGAGCAAGAAAGTGATGTTTGCAGAGTTCTGGTTTGGAAAGGGCTGAGAAGTTTCCATCTTCTGATCTCAAAAGAAcaacatttatgatttttttaaagtaatctctacactcactgtggggcttgaacttacaaccctgagatcaagagtcacacattctttggactgaaccagccaggcaccccttgaacgATTTAAGTTGACTTAGAACAGTGGTTTTTtagctttaatctttttttttttttttttttacatttatttatttatttattttgagagagggggagataggatccaaaatgggctctgtgctgacagcacagagcctgatgtggggcttgaactcacaaaccgtgagatcatgacctgagccaaagtcagatgcttaactgactgagccacccaggcgcccctagaactttaATCTTTTTAGTAGAGGGGTTTTCAGATGAACTTACTGGTAAGGACCTGGGCTGGTACTGAGTTGCCAATAGCCGGGGTGCTGGAGATGCTGACAGACCCAAAAGACTCCCCTCTGCTTCCAGATGACCCCGGAGGACTACGAGAAGTATGACTTCCCTGGCGCCCGAGACCTTGCCAACATGTTCCGTTTCTATGCCCTGAAACCTGACCGTGACATCGAACTGACCCTGAGACTCAACCCCAAGGCCAAGACACTGGACCAGTGGCTGGAGCAGCACAAAGGGGACTTTGCTGGGCTCTGACCCTGCCATCTCTCAGCCCCGTCTGGGGGCACGGGAGATACAGTCACAGTGATCCGTTCTCGTGTtgcaaaaagttatttttttaaataaaggccaTTGTTTTCACAGATGGCTTCCAAAAGAAAAGGGTTTTGTTTCAGGGACTGGGGTTGGGGTGGCAGCTGCTGAGGCATGAATATCCCAACAGGAAGCATCAAGTGGTGGAGACGCAGCCCCCTCCCTTTGCAGGGGACTCGAGGGCTGAAGACTCACAACTTAAATGCAACTGTAAGTTTAGTCCGGCAGGTGGGAGACCGTGCTGTGACCACAGCCCAGAGGAGCGGCTCTGACCACTGTTTGTACTACGTTTGAGGACAGAGGGGATTCCGCATACCAACCATAAGCAATGCCTTTTGACATCGAGGCAAATACAGCCTTCATCTCCAGAGAGCTGGTGAGGCCAACCACACATTCTTTCTTGAAGCTTGAAGGCGGCAAGACCGGccctttctccctttgtctctcctccCCCCAGTGGCAGCAGCCCTAAGTAGGTCATCTTCAAAACAGGCCAGGCAAAACATCTGGAGGGCAGTGACAGACCGGACCAGAGGTCACCACATTGCACACCACTGAGAAAAAGTAACACGCTGCTTACAGCAAAGGCTGGGGAAAAAAGCCAAGGAAGGGAAAGCACTGCCTCGCCTGTAGTGTCCACATAGGACCGGGAAGGTAGGGGTGGTTCaacctctcctctcctgctcactttaCAGAAGAGGCAGGAACACCCAGAGAACACAGGTCAAATGCCCGAGGTTCCACAGCAGGCATGCTTTTCCCTGTACGGATTTGCGTATTGTCCGTCACAGCTCTTTACTACCCTGCCTTAGCCTTGGTACCTGCAGTCATGAAGACCGACAGCAGTCCCACCAGATTCATTTGATCCATTAATTGATGACTTGAAAAAGCATCTGACAGCTTACCACTGTGCCAGGTGAACAATGTTAATCAAAAAGGTTATGGTCTTTACCTTGAAGAGCTTTGGTTGGT
This window of the Neofelis nebulosa isolate mNeoNeb1 chromosome 18, mNeoNeb1.pri, whole genome shotgun sequence genome carries:
- the NMRAL1 gene encoding nmrA-like family domain-containing protein 1 isoform X2: MFMQDKDVRFCFWSWFSASVGFSASIPLTRSARELRRAPRLQGPRFPLRPAWRTRNWWWCLEPQGKLLADVAKRLGLRYVVYSGLENIRKLTAGRLAAGHFDGKGEVEEYFRDIGVPMTSVRLACYFENLLSYFLPQKAPDGKSYLLSLPMGDVPMDGISVTDLGPVVLSLLKMPEEYIGRNIGLSTCRHTVEEYAALLSKHTGKAVRSAKMTPEDYEKYDFPGARDLANMFRFYALKPDRDIELTLRLNPKAKTLDQWLEQHKGDFAGL
- the NMRAL1 gene encoding nmrA-like family domain-containing protein 1 isoform X1; translation: MADKKLVVVFGATGAQGGSVARTLLEDGTFRVRVVTRDPRQRAARELRLQGAEVVRGDQDDEASMELALTGAHATFIVTNYWENCSQEQEVKQGKLLADVAKRLGLRYVVYSGLENIRKLTAGRLAAGHFDGKGEVEEYFRDIGVPMTSVRLACYFENLLSYFLPQKAPDGKSYLLSLPMGDVPMDGISVTDLGPVVLSLLKMPEEYIGRNIGLSTCRHTVEEYAALLSKHTGKAVRSAKMTPEDYEKYDFPGARDLANMFRFYALKPDRDIELTLRLNPKAKTLDQWLEQHKGDFAGL